The Coccidioides posadasii str. Silveira chromosome 3, complete sequence genome contains a region encoding:
- a CDS encoding uncharacterized protein (EggNog:ENOG410PYCR~BUSCO:9087at33183) — protein MVPFRSSRTRSQALAETAPNRTRAGQIDHDVFEGLPVRRWSRQHATFSQTPKHEELDTTAVGPNAMPELPMPRDSNLLTPLSRSLLRAARSGCTYIKPVRKDPDVEEKEVKGEEPAGPPPTYERTFTTVKWTTIPRNLEPPEVEFLAKRRPGLPSLYGAGAVAVNTGAGIGVVITGNHTPMRKTKFKKVDAATGQVAIYEAWVPEGHRVEGEITDETEITTDNPDVTIVSASPAPGTVVDGVGVVDQEGVVVAEPEGSMVAVVRRRHPPPKRKAKGIGRGRKKKVMFTQDDVAASPAHGNGGVGHETGGRIIEPSSQRSDQEDKHVGGEEEEEDEDEEDGDGSEEEEEFSEEAKSQTKPETPPTTTAAEDQKELPKEQISQQELPENVPRDKSSSPDLPLSKAAADRTETTTTENYQEARPTNDLPEASSSVLQVEKASDSQPEVQKTEHEEANEQQVASNPDEPLQPAEGAQTEEETSARSPQSTNVDVAPPSIPEPSEEQAKPETNITPDPTKTSASPVQPEAGIGPVRFEDGEVDLLGSLEASLDNPAQPSEEQSTDHLPEQKPENQETVNEEQLDVTMAD, from the exons ATGGTTCCT TTCCGCTCTTCGCGTACCCGCTCCCAAGCCCTTGCAGAAACTGCGCCCAACCGAACTAGAGCGGGTCAAATCGACCACGATGTCTTTGAAGGCTTGCCCGTTCGCCGCTGGTCACGCCAGCATGCAACCTTTTCGCAAACCCCCAAGCACGAAGAGCTCGATACAACAGCTGTTGGCCCAAACGCGATGCCGGAATTACCTATGCCTAGAGATAGCAATCTTCTAACGCCTCTGAGCCGGTCATTACTACGTGCTGCGCGTTCGGGGTGCACATATATCAAGCCGGTTCGTAAGGATCCAGATGTCGAGGAGAAGGAAGTCAAGGGGGAAGAACCGGCCGGCCCGCCTCCTACATACGAACGAACATTCACGACGGTGAAATGGACAACTATTCCGCGCAATCTCGAACCACCGGAAGTGGAGTTTTTAGCAAAGAGACGGCCTGGCTTACCTTCGTTGTATGGCGCGGGAGCAGTGGCGGTAAACACTGGCGCTGGAATTGGCGTGGTTATCACCGGAAACCACACACCAATGAGGAAAACAAAGTTCAAAAAGGTTGACGCTGCTACCGGCCAGGTAGCCATTTACGAGGCATGGGTACCAGAGGGCCACCGAGTAGAAGGCGAAATTACAGATGAAACTGAGATTACGACCGATAATCCCGATGTGACGATCGTCTCTGCGTCACCAGCACCAGGAACTGTCGTGGATGGAGTTGGCGTCGTTGACCAGGAAGGGGTCGTGGTTGCAGAACCCGAAGGGAGTATGGTTGCAGTTGTTCGAAGAAGACACCCTCCTCCAAAACGAAAAGCTAAAGGGATTGGCAGAGGCAGGAAGAAGAAGGTCATGTTTACTCAAGACGACGTCGCTGCATCGCCAGCCCATGGCAATGGTGGTGTCGGACATGAGACTGGCGGCCGCATTATAGAGCCTTCTAGCCAGCGATCTGACCAAGAAGATAAGCATGTAGGtggtgaagaggaagaggaggacgaggacgAAGAAGATGGTGATGgaagtgaagaagaagaagaattctCCGAGGAGGCCAAGTCCCAGACAAAACCAGAGACACCGCCAACAACCACTGCAGCTGAAGATCAGAAGGAGTTGCCCAAGGAACAGATATCACAACAAGAACTGCCGGAGAATGTGCCTCGCGACAAGTCAAGCTCACCTGATTTGCCCCTTTCCAAAGCTGCAGCTGACCGCACCGAAACGACAACCACAGAGAACTATCAAGAGGCGCGTCCGACAAACGACCTGCCTGAAGCATCTAGTTCGGTCCTGCAAGTTGAGAAAGCTTCTGATTCACAGCCAGAAGTGCAAAAGACCGAGCACGAAGAAGCCAACGAGCAACAAGTTGCCTCAAACCCCGACGAACCACTTCAACCAGCGGAAGGAGCTCAAACTGAAGAGGAAACCAGCGCAAGGAGCCCACAATCGACTAATGTCGATGTCGCACCTCCATCTATCCCCGAGCCATCAGAAGAGCAGGCAAAACCTGAGACCAACATCACACCTGACCCCACAAAAACATCAGCCTCCCCCGTTCAACCAGAAGCTGGTATTGGACCTGTACGCTTCGAAGACGGAGAAGTTGATCTTCTTGGTAGTTTGGAAGCTAGTTTGGATAATCCTGCTCAACCGTCTGAGGAGCAAAGCACAGATCACTTGCCGGAGCAAAAACCTGAAAACCAAGAGACAGTAAATGAAGAGCAACTGGATGTTACGATGGCGGACTAG
- a CDS encoding uncharacterized protein (EggNog:ENOG410PRW0~COG:A), which translates to MSVARLHRDSAFQARSLFRSLLRQSKQFSNYNFREYALRRTRDAFREHQQETEERKIQELLQKGIQDLRMMKRQTVISQFYQLDRLVVEESGKETGSEGGIVRQKDSAAS; encoded by the exons ATGTCGGTCGCTAGATTGCATCGAGATTCCGCTTTTCAAGCCCGCTCACTT TTCCGATCACTCCTCCGTCAATCCAAACAATTTTCCAATTACAACTTCCGAGAATATGCATTGAGAAGGACCCGGGATGCTTTCAGAGAACACCAACAAGAGACGGAAGAGCGCAAGATACAGGAGCTGCTACAAAAGGGTATACAAGATTTGCGGATGATGAAG AGACAGACAGTTATCAGCCAGTTCTACCAATTGGATCGGTTAGTGGTAGAAGAATCG GGAAAGGAAACGGGGTCTGAAGGAGGGATAGTGCGCCAAAAGGATTCAGC GGCGAGTTGA
- a CDS encoding uncharacterized protein (EggNog:ENOG410PS2Q~BUSCO:14037at33183) encodes MSEALPTPPTSPTVSAAAEIPDPLQAIDDLLERYLYLLDEHQRLQREIGNCLSAGFFSITRANHTCPPGRRYGEDYYDERMKAITRVIVTHSKFVSSDEKLSEDTTLHCVPNYFEITHEKPGDQSSKDTTGTKDSALTLKDRAREGQGSEQKEQLRSSNKPISSNPLHWFGVLVPSALRGAQASFTSVVDDQIPAIANVIMEMRKVEQSVNDLRKTLSVDEEPNI; translated from the exons ATGAGCGAAGCACTTCCCACCCCGCCCACTTCTCCCACGGTGTCCGCCGCTGCCGAAATACCAGATCCCCTCCAGGCTATCGACGATCTACTGGAGCGGTACCTTTACCTCCTCGATGAGCATCAGAGACTGCAACGGGAAATTGGGAATTGTCTGTCAGCC GGCTTCTTCTCCATTACACGCGCAAATCACACCTGTCCACCCGGTCGCAGATATGGCGAAGACTACTATGATGAGCGTATGAAGGCAATTACGAGAGT GATCGTTACCCATTCTAAATTCGTATCGTCAGATGAAAAGCTTTCAGAAGATACCACATTGCATTGTGTTCCCAATTATTTTGAAATTACGCACGAGAAACCCGGCGACCAGAGCAGCAAAGATACCACAGGGACAAAAGATTCAGCTCTGACTCTGAAAGACCGAGCTCGCGAAGGCCAGGGCTCTGAGCAAAAAGAGCAGCTGAGGTCTTCGAACAAGCCCATTTCTTCAAACCCCTTACATTGGTTTGGCGTTCTCGTTCCTAGCGCTCTTAGAGGTGCTCAAGCATCATTTACATCTGTCGTAGACGATCAAATTCCTGCCATTGCGAACGTGATTATGGAGATGCGCAAAGTGGAACAGAGCGTGAATGATTTAAGGAAGACATTGTCTGTCGACGAGGAACCGAATATCTGA
- a CDS encoding uncharacterized protein (EggNog:ENOG410PNCU~COG:S), with the protein MNDTRYEGANHGGKGSVRRAREMVQVGLSANGYSDNGRGRGNPAPHRLPVKRPPPVPAAFPPGEQGNRGPNMAPSQMSQWPLPGNHAGSLEMNRFPDNGPAPYRPGAQRPQRPPRPEPQNVPSPLDASRMRDYNPNIPYNQPPNGLEYQYEDPPRQYVRDFTSVSDQEKSPDTFSDPFSSPELSPDEGYQQRNQYLWPPSSRRGASSFYANNSNISPIQEESVESSPRIPVSYASSKVIPSSWGTAPIEAGSVDSPKRDSFVANDRDGEEGLVRQASVGKRAKPSLRTINKPQSGQNMDNESRRVKSQSGGEGKKNDGATSPRADAAAGMAPNTTDARRNQQRAFGPHNATRFSSDSASSESSFDDLEKLPLPTTRLPTSLSEEELKELQLNHGTRAVPDSGLNRLDLKRPPPLNIDAVRDAEARGSLTSLPDLIRRATKLASNLDRGRTASRLGMLDMLNGSSDLSSGRARNSGSISDILASFPPPGPIGTPTAGSRGSAAFNNRANPNATLPESAPEAPKRAEICLIIPVVLIVLPQERDKENSNRPTAAPSACETLHPCLNGGVSIGREGSCGCVCVNGFRGPRCALPGDSSCTSVDINEDYQNATVGDALPRLFEQSEANFSIPLNASKILGLFNEEDLSCTSENALVTFNGANGKRHFVIPDFDASGLGTDDDSLTPHMHHGRNHLPITRRDDQAATPTSSLPLDSQPGGATPESRRTSQAPLPPEVPDFGRIAVLFIFQLTEELRSATGAHDAIQGLLRIARSDPDVALQEPMTWKYGDHSISLNFRDFSIHLGDGTVLGGGQDQDHSESPQKADI; encoded by the exons ATGAATGACACGCGATATGAAGGTGCCAACCATGGTGGAAAGGGCTCTGTACGGCGAGCAAGGGAAATGGTGCAAGTGGGTTTATCAGCAAATGGATACTCTGATAATGGACGGGGTCGAGGAAATCCGGCACCCCATCGTCTTCCTGTGAAGCGACCTCCTCCGGTTCCAGCGGCGTTTCCGCCAGGCGAACAGGGGAATAGAGGCCCAAATATGGCGCCTTCGCAGATGTCCCAATGGCCTCTTCCCGGTAATCACGCGGGATCGTTGGAAATGAATAGGTTTCCCGACAATGGGCCTGCACCCTATAGACCAGGCGCCCAAAGACCCCAACGCCCTCCACGGCCAGAACCTCAAAATGTTCCTTCACCACTGGATGCATCGAGAATGCGAGACTATAACCCAAATATACCATATAATCAGCCTCCGAACGGCCTGGAATATCAATATGAGGATCCTCCACGACAGTACGTACGAGACTTTACATCCGTTTCTGACCAAGAGAAATCTCCGGATACATTCTCGGATCCTTTCAGCTCCCCCGAACTATCGCCTGACGAAGGCTACCAGCAAAGAAATCAATATCTATGGCCTCCGTCCTCTCGACGTGGAGCGAGTTCCTTTTATGCAAACAACTCCAACATCTCTCCcattcaagaagaatctgtAGAGAGTTCTCCCCGGATCCCTGTCTCGTATGCATCAAGCAAAGTCATTCCTTCTAGCTGGGGGACTGCACCAATTGAAGCAGGCTCCGTCGATTCTCCAAAAAGAGACTCGTTTGTCGCCAATGACCGCGATGGCGAGGAGGGACTCGTACGCCAGGCGAGCGTAGGAAAGCGAGCAAAGCCATCCCTTCGAACCATTAATAAACCACAAAGCGGCCAAAATATGGACAACGAAAGTCGACGCGTGAAGTCTCAAAGTGGCGGCGAGGGGAAGAAAAATGATGGCGCTACCAGCCCTCGTGCAGATGCAGCTGCGGGAATGGCCCCCAACACTACAGACGCAAGGAGAAACCAACAAAGGGCCTTTGGCCCGCACAATGCAACACGGTTTAGCTCCGATTCTGCCTCCTCCGAGTCCTCTTTTGACGACCTGGAAAAACTGCCCCTCCCAACAACGCGACTTCCGACTTCCCTCTCCGAGGAGGAATTGAAAGAGCTCCAACTTAATCATGGAACCCGTGCTGTTCCTGATTCAGGCCTCAATAGGCTTGACCTGAAGAGACCTCCTCCACTAAATATTGATGCTGTTCGCGACGCCGAGGCGCGGGGCAGTCTTACTAGTCTTCCAGATCTTATACGACGTGCCACCAAGCTGGCATCGAATTTAGACCGTGGAAGGACAGCAAGTAGACTTGGAATGCTCGATATGCTGAATGGGAGCAGCGATCTTAGCAGCGGACGCGCAAGAAACTCGGGATCCATATCTGATATCCTCGCATCATTTCCCCCTCCTGGCCCCATCGGTACTCCAACTGCCGGTTCTCGGGGTTCTGCAGCCTTTAACAATCGTGCGAATCCAAACGCAACCCTTCCAGAAAGCGCCCCGGAAGCGCCCAAAAGGGCAGAGATTTGCT TGATCATACCTGTTGTTCTCATCGTCCTTCCCCAGGAAAGGGATAAAGAGAATTCAAACCGACCTACGGCGGCACCAAGCGCATGTGAGACATTACATCCCTGCTTAAATGGCGGCGTCAGTATTGGACGCGAGGGCTCATGTGGATGTGTCTGCGTGAATGGATTCCGAGGCCCGAGATGTGCTCTCCCTGGTGATAGCAGCTGTACTTCCGTCGATATCAACGAGGACTATCAAAATGCGACTGTGGGCGATGCGCTTCCGCGACTCTTTGAACAGTCTGAGGCCAATTTCAGCATTCCTTTGAACGCTTCGAAGATCCTGGGATTGTTCAACGAAGAGGATTTGTCCTGCACTAGCGAGAACGCACTGGTTACTTTCAATGGAGCCAACGGAAAGCGTCATTTCGTCATCCCTGACTTTGATGCCTCGGGTTTGGGTACCGACGATGATTCTTTAACCCCCCATATGCACCATGGTCGCAACCATCTCCCTATTACTCGCCGGGATGACCAAGCCGCTACTCCAACGAGCTCCCTTCCTCTTGACTCTCAACCAGGTGGTGCGACTCCAGAATCCAGAAGAACAAGCCAAGCTCCTTTACCACCCGAGGTTCCAGACTTCGGTCGCATAGCTGTCCTATTCATCTTCCAATTAACTGAGGAGCTTCGGAGTGCTACCGGTGCGCATGACGCGATCCAGGGTTTATTGCGAATCGCGAGAAGCGACCCTGACGTTGCCCTGCAGGAACCTATGACTTGGAAATACGGTGACCATTCGATATCGCTAAATTTTAGGGATTTTTCGATCCACCTGGGAGATGGTACTGTTCTCGGGGGCGGCCAAGATCAGGATCATTCGGAAAGCCCTCAGAAGGCAGATATCTAA
- a CDS encoding uncharacterized protein (EggNog:ENOG410PT1N~COG:S~TransMembrane:6 (o27-50i62-84o104-128i135-158o184-205i217-237o)) yields MAPRPLPSLPEGVLDPLTANNHKDRGGLIIVVSSISLSVALILLVIRTYIQIIRRTIKLDDILLLAATLIFCIQSSFVFLQVHHGWGKIHELLDSYPHGPMLKAAYVADILYIFTLYISKCSGSFFYLRISPGRILLFAVWTVVSIATIWTVSSLLLVSLRCDTDDPWIDITAKCSILLRRWEIIGGLDMFIELVTAATSIILVHDIQISRRQKLQIILALSSRIVVFVPAILRLHYLRQQFYSTDPTYDGTYTTICAQIQLGYLLVANTIPCLKPFIAAYEGSDAKPTFRGYSVSPRDSRIPSQYEESFSEMKSCRRRDHRLSRERPLSDHSAFRRHTRRGSGQSSLSMHTLKKSTGHQRQDTVTDPMEILPSPQDTTAPNAGEPESKLFPVAECPEPGPSKPEKSDERRYHEEPWGTAPVSIHTFESALQW; encoded by the exons ATGGCACCTCGTCCACTGCCTTCGCTTCCTGAGGGAGTCTTAGATCCGTTGACAGCCAATAACCACAAAGACCGCGGGGGCCTCATAATCGTGGTGTCATCTATTTCTTTGAGCGTTGCACTTATCCTGCTAGTTATTCGAACGTATATTCAAATTATCAGGCGAACAATCAAACTGGATGATATCTTGCTCCTGGCAGCTACG CTTATCTTCTGCATTCAATCCTCGTTTGTGTTTCTTCAAGTTCACCATGGATGGGGTAAAATACATGAACTTTTAGATTCTTATCCTCATGGTCCGATGCTAAAG GCCGCATATGTAGCCGACATCCTGTACATATTTACCCTGTACATTTCCAAATGCTCGGGATCTTTTTTCTACCTACGCATATCTCCTGGTCGAATACTGCTCTTCGCTGTCTGGACTGTGGTGTCAATTGCGACAATATGGACGGTTTCCTCCCTTTTACTTGTTTCTCTACGATGTGATACCGACGATCCATGGATCGATATCACTGCGAAATGTTCCATACTT CTTCGTCGCTGGGAGATCATCGGCGGACTTGACATGTTTATTGAATTGGTCACAGCCGCGACGTCTATCATTCTTGTTCACGATATCCAGATCTCCAGGAGACAGAAACTCCAAATCATATTAGCATTAAGTTCCCGTATTGT CGTTTTTGTCCCGGCAATTCTACGCCTACACTACCTTCGCCAACAATTCTATTCTACCGACCCTACATACGACGGTACCTACACCACCATTTGTGCTCAAATCCAGCTAGGATATCTTCTAGTAGCCAACACAATTCCATGCTTGAAACCGTTCATAGCCGCGTACGAAGGGTCCGATGCGAAGCCAACTTTTCGAGGGTATTCCGTAAGTCCACGAGATTCGAGGATACCTTCGCAATATGAAGAAAGTTTCAGTGAAATGAAATCTTGCAGAAGGAGAGACCATCGTCTGAGTCGAGAGCGTCCCTTGTCCGATCATTCGGCGTTTCGACGGCATACAAGGAGAGGGTCTGGGCAATCATCATTGTCAATGCACACACTGAAAAAAAGCACCGGGCATCAGAGGCAGGACACGGTCACAGACCCAATGGAGATTTTACCCTCACCGCAAGACACGACTGCGCCCAACGCGGGGGAACCAGAGTCAAAACTTTTCCCTGTGGCAGAGTGTCCAGAGCCAGGGCCCAGCAAGCCAGAAAAATCGGATGAACGACGATATCACGAGGAACCGTGGGGTACAGCTCCTGTGTCCATACATACCTTCGAAAGTGCATTGCAATGGTAG
- a CDS encoding uncharacterized protein (EggNog:ENOG410PV03~COG:E~TransMembrane:12 (i72-89o109-127i154-178o198-218i230-248o268-286i307-329o345-370i413-430o436-458i479-498o510-530i)), with protein MPKLFNMVSPPGSSTDEPKSPYLHPSASSLEYSLNAAETTDGDDFVSPFQGHTRNDQRDMMRMGKNQEFARMYRPVAALSFSIVLGATWEFMLLSQHEGLNDGGVAGLFWSYVWTFIGFGFCVYSMAEMASMAPISGGQYHWVSEFASPKYQRFLSYITGWMSVLAWQAGAAAGPFLAGTLIQGLIILHRPSYEPARWQGTLLVCAMAFCIYVVNVWFARAMPMIQNILLVLHVLGFLIVIIVLWAMAPRNSPRTVFTAFTDRGGWSTIGLSLMVGQITAIYGSLTSDATAHMAEEVRDASRHVPRAMAWGYIINCIMGIILLVTYLFALPSVGAAIENPTSFPFLYVFGGALAPSGVTILAGVVLLLVFSSNITYGAAASRQTFSFARDHGLPFSEWLAAVHDTKHIPTNSILFTCIFTSLLSLIYIGSEVAFNAIISLYAGSLMFTYAFSVGSVLYQRIYHPAQLPPASWSLGKRGGPIVNAISLLYIIFALFWCFWPNKSFVTVDNFNWGVVMFLAVACASLVMYFVQGRKVYEGPVSTVIGRY; from the exons ATGCCGAAGCTGTTCAATATGGTTTCGCCGCCGGGTTCATCTACGGATGAGCCCAAATCTCCATATCTACATCCATCAGCAAGCTCTCTCGAATATAGCTTAAATGCAGCTGAAACTACTGATGGCGATGACTTTGTGTCTCCCTTTCAAGGTCATACCAGGAATGACCAGAGAGACATGATGCGTATGGGGAAGAACCAAGAGTTTGCG AGGATGTATCGACCAGTGGCTGCTTTGAGCTTCTCGATAGTCCTCGGTGCCACCTGGGAGTTCATGTTACT TTCTCAGCATGAGGGACTCAATGATGGCGGAGTTGCCGGGCTATTCTGGTCCTACGTATGGACTTTCATTGGATTCGGGTTTTGTGTATATTCTATGGCAGAAATGGCGTCTAT GGCACCCATTTCCGGAGGACAGTATCACTGGGTTTCTGAATTCGCCTCCCCAAAATATCAGCGGTTCCTGAGTTATATTACGG GGTGGATGTCAGTGCTGGCATGGCAAGCTGGAGCGGCAGCCGGACCTTTCTTGGCCGGAACCCTCATTCAAGGCCTGATAATCCTCCACCGTCCAAGCTACGAACCAGCGCGATGGCAAGGTACCCTTCTCGTGTGTGCGATGGCCTTCTGTATCTACGTTGTCAATGTTTGGTTTGCGCGCGCAATGCCTATGATTCAGAATATTCTCCTGGTCCTACATGTTTTGGGCTTCCTGATCGTTATCATTGTCCTCTGGGCGATGGCACCACGCAACTCCCCGAGGACGGTTTTCACGGCATTTACCGATAGGGGAGGATGGTCAACAATTGGGCTCAGCTTAATGGTTGGCCAGATTACTGCAATTTATGGTTCGCTAA CATCAGATGCCACTGCACACATGGCGGAAGAGGTGAGAGATGCATCGCGACATGTCCCACGAGCAATGGCCTGGGGCTATATAATAAACTGCATCATGGGCATAATTCTCCTGGTCACCTACCTTTTCGCCCTTCCGTCCGTTGGCGCTGCTATCGAGAATCCGacctcctttccttttctctatGTTTTTGGAGGTGCTTTAGCACCTTCAGGAGTGACTATACTTGCCGGTGTGGTCTTGCTCCTCGTCTTTTCGAGTAACATTACATATGGTGCTGCAGCATCACGCCAAACATTCTCTTTCGCCCGCGATCATGGTCTTCCCTTCTCAGAATGGCTCGCAGCTGTGCACGACACCAAACATATCCCTACTAACTCCATCCTTTTTACCTGCATCTTCACTAGCCTTCTCTCGTTAATATATATCGGTTCTGAAGTCGCCTTCAATGCTATCATTTCCCTCTACGCCGGCTCTCTCATGTTCACTTATGCCTTCTCCGTTGGCTCCGTTCTCTACCAACGAATCTACCACCCAGCCCAATTGCCACCGGCATCCTGGAGCCTCGGGAAACGAGGCGGTCCCATTGTGAATGCAATCTCACTTTTATACATCATCTTTGCGCTGTTTTGGTGCTTCTGGCCGAATAAAAGTTTTGTCACAGTGGATAATTTTAACTGGGGAGTTGTCATGTTTCTTGCTGTTGCGTGTGCTAGCCTCGTCATGTACTTTGTTCAGGGACGGAAAGTGTACGAGGGACCTGTGAGCACGGTCATTGGAAGATACTAG
- a CDS encoding uncharacterized protein (EggNog:ENOG410PI2K~COG:S~TransMembrane:1 (i89-107o)~BUSCO:3845at33183) — MMPPQLYLRRIPRLIRPLRPPSNHASLPKPRMFTSNSQLLLISPPANRPQLPFLHSPVVRLSPSHASRSLNPRLLSTERRKKITEGIKIAITAYAVMVLLYVIRLGLQQEKIERKFPTPPDFTTYSRWLLRTARALQNPESVGQAITPWRKVGDFYTELLERMENPEIDGKGLKEQGDGAFLIEGIGKTGYDIGEMSESWKMGYFQALIGAAEAAEKLDGWMYDEELDVAAPAEYVVGPSNPNPKPRPMGGNQTLKEENCRPAYDSPEVYYMKILTTKGFQTNQRLDAALAYADWLDFKGLKETAEDMYKWAMDIAASGVSVDPTEVVDMKTGVLKDDGNKYVTDNVLRAMTALGVHRVRQGDLAPALSIFLSVLRARRNLPQAPTPEHKGSPKDESAISEISETISSWLFPPPYPIPTITGNEQPLRSASTACDEAGLMIYIGEIMFASSSQESGLAWTRDAVDLAELSLLQLDETEAGPHTYRMKYSSDEERCHDCLRTGLDNWQKMVRKLVVKAEQEELDYMNTAKDSWFGSRAKKLKEKEMQRKRWEAEEIILQDRSKRVQRFIGDPLLAGTTCLMNAPTASFQLSRHVFT; from the exons ATGATGCCTCCACAGCTATATCTACGGCGGATACCACGCCTAATACGCCCACTGAGACCTCCAAGCAACCATGCCTCCCTCCCGAAGCCCCGCATGTTCACTAGCAACTCCCAACTCCTCCTTATATCTCCACCCGCGAACCGACCGCAACTGCCATTCCTCCACTCACCCGTTGTCCGGCTGTCCCCTTCCCATGCTAGCCGCAGTTTAAATCCCCGTCTTCTTAGCACAGAACGCCGCAAGAAGATCACCGAAGGCATCAAAATTGCCATCACAGCCTATGCTGTCATGGTACTGCTCTACGTGATCAGGCTCGGTCTACAGCAGGAGAAGATCGAGCGCAAGTTCCCCACCCCCCCGGATTTCACGACGTATAGCCGCTGGCTCCTGCGCACTGCTCGGGCGTTGCAGAATCCGGAGTCTGTGGGGCAGGCGATCACTCCGTGGAGGAAAGTTGGGGATTTCTATACGGAGTTGTTGGAGCGGATGGAGAATCCAGAGATTGACGGGAAAGGCTTGAAGGAGCAGGGTGACGGCGCGTTCTTGATTGAGGGCATTGGAAAAACGGGATATGACATTGGAGAGATGAGTGAGTCGTGGAAAATGGGATATTTCCAAGCGCTGATAGGTGCGGCTGAAGCGGCGGAGAAactggatggatggatgtaCGATGAAGAGCTGGACGTTGCTGCGCCGGCAGAATATGTTGTTGGTCCGTCGAATCCGAACCCGAAGCCGCGTCCTATGGGTGGAAACCAGACTCTGAAGGAGGAAAATTGTCGGCCTGCTTACGATAGTCCGGAGGTGTATTATATGAAGATCCTCACGACGAAAGGGTTTCAGACGAATCAAAGACTTGACGCGGCTTTGGCTTATGCGGATTGGCTTGACTTCAAAGGACTCAAAGAGACCGCGGAGGATATGTATAAGTGGGCGATGGATATTGCTGCATCCGGAGTCTCCGTGGACCCAACTGAGGTCGTTGATATGAAGACCGGTGTTTTGAAAGATGATGGAAACAAATATGTCACCGATAATGTGTTACGTGCTATGACTGCTCTTGGCGTCCACAGGGTCCGGCAGGGCGACTTGGCCCCCGCACTATCTATATTCCTATCCGTTCTGAGAGCCCGTCGAAACCTTCCCCAGGCACCTACACCAGAGCATAAAGGCTCGCCAAAAGATGAGTCTGCGATCTCTGAGATTTCCGAAACTATATCCTCCTGGCTCTTCCCACCTCCCTATCCTATCCCTACCATTACAGGAAATGAGCAACCACTTCGATCTGCTTCCACAGCCTGCGATGAAGCCGGTTTGATGATCTATATTGGCGAAATCAtgtttgcttcttcttcacaggAAAGTGGCCTCGCATGGACCCGCGACGCAGTTGATCTTGCGGAGCTGTCACTCTTGCAGTTAGACGAAACCGAAGCCGGTCCCCACACCTACAGAATGAAATATTCCTCCGACGAAGAACGCTGTCACGACTGCCTACGAACGGGTCTGGATAACTGGCAGAAAATGGTTAGGAAGCTTGTCGTGAAAGCGGAGCAGGAAGAGTTGGACTACATGAATACTGCAAAGGATTCTTGGTTTGGTAGCCGCGCGAAGAAGctgaaggagaaggagatgCAAAGGAAGCGCTGGGAAGCTGAGGAAATAATTCTACAGGACCGATCGAAGAGAGTTCAGAGGTTTATCGGTGATCCGCTGCTGGCTGG TACTACATGTCTCATGAATGCACCTACAGCATCATTCCAGCTATCTCGTCACGTTTTCACCTGA